In Alteromonas sp. V450, the following proteins share a genomic window:
- a CDS encoding efflux RND transporter periplasmic adaptor subunit produces MKWMKIALPIGVLLVGYMGMKGIEASASDSAIQEEVDTRPTVTVESLTPENVRVQLHSYGEITPLETTNLAAQVSGEVEKWNPKFVSGGLIRRNEVLFEIESDAYEAAFLLAEANLASAKAQLIQEQAQADVAAKEAKTMPNARVTDLYLRKPQVMSAQAGVKSAEAQLKIAQRDLENCKVKAPYDALVVSRDISTGDYVTQGSPVAVLNNIEFAEVTFPVAGFDSVFLSEATVGSEVAIEIDDVQGVSVKGVIHRDTGVIDNTTRMRYFVARIEDPYAINSIKPVVKFGAYSTISFEGKTLSDVYRVPQELVTNRLLWTLDEDDKLKSQKVTVVREESGDFLIQGSFDANKVVMSLPEYPQNGMSVKVIKPTSELVTAKAN; encoded by the coding sequence ATGAAATGGATGAAAATTGCATTACCTATTGGTGTTCTGCTAGTAGGCTACATGGGGATGAAAGGAATCGAGGCATCAGCGTCCGACTCAGCAATTCAAGAAGAAGTCGACACTCGCCCTACTGTCACCGTCGAGTCCCTCACGCCAGAAAATGTTCGCGTTCAGCTACACTCTTACGGTGAAATTACGCCCCTTGAAACGACTAATTTGGCTGCTCAAGTTTCTGGCGAAGTAGAAAAGTGGAACCCGAAATTCGTAAGCGGTGGTCTAATCAGGCGCAACGAGGTTCTATTTGAAATAGAATCCGATGCATATGAGGCAGCGTTTCTGCTTGCCGAAGCCAACTTGGCCAGCGCCAAAGCACAACTCATTCAAGAACAAGCCCAAGCAGATGTTGCAGCTAAAGAAGCCAAAACAATGCCTAACGCAAGGGTAACAGATCTTTACCTTCGAAAACCGCAAGTGATGAGTGCACAAGCAGGTGTTAAGTCGGCTGAAGCGCAACTTAAAATAGCGCAAAGAGACCTAGAAAATTGTAAAGTTAAAGCCCCCTACGATGCATTAGTCGTCTCACGTGATATTAGCACCGGTGATTATGTGACGCAGGGTTCTCCAGTAGCCGTGCTTAATAACATTGAATTTGCTGAGGTGACTTTTCCAGTAGCCGGTTTTGATAGCGTCTTTTTAAGTGAAGCCACAGTTGGTAGCGAAGTAGCTATAGAAATTGACGATGTTCAAGGCGTTTCGGTAAAAGGCGTGATCCACAGAGACACCGGCGTTATCGATAACACCACACGCATGCGCTATTTCGTAGCGCGTATAGAAGATCCCTACGCTATCAATTCAATCAAGCCTGTAGTGAAATTTGGCGCTTACAGCACGATATCGTTTGAGGGTAAAACACTCAGTGATGTTTATCGCGTTCCACAGGAACTTGTTACCAATCGCTTATTGTGGACGCTCGATGAAGACGATAAGTTGAAGTCGCAAAAAGTAACGGTAGTTCGTGAAGAAAGCGGTGATTTTTTAATTCAGGGGAGCTTTGATGCTAACAAGGTCGTGATGAGCTTGCCTGAATATCCTCAAAACGGTATGTCAGTTAAGGTGATTAAACCCACCAGCGAACTTGTGACAGCTAAAGCGAATTAA
- a CDS encoding efflux RND transporter permease subunit, translated as MDKQNDTQSGIISWFARNSVAANLLMVFIIIMGIASYLTIQRQMFPNIEINYITVNATYPGASPQEIEESIFIKVEEAVKDITEIKRVVSRAFRGGGAVTLEVDTKSELTDVLDKVKLRVDSIATFPAGMEPVNVSQVEFQQQVIEMPIVGDLPLSELKILAKEVEDELLQLGSISLVQANTPNDEIAVEIKPDTLRKYDLTIGEITQAINSYSANISAGQLRTNSGIVSVRVENQYYSGEEFKQIPVKIGAGGAKVTLGDVALITDGFVEGERYFKYNGKNAIYIAVKATKTQNTIPVAETVKTYIEQKNETLPQGVSLEVLVDMTYYLNARLDMMLSNLVQGSILVALMLTLFLRFRLALWVMVGLPVCFLGAMMLMPVFGVSINILSLFAFIMVLGIVVDDAIVIGESAYTEIESKGGGVDNVVRGAKRVATPATFGVLTTIAVFAPFTLSSGPEGAFFYNIAVVVILCLAFSLIESKLILPAHLAHTTFSPVKQDSWRARFNRGFFSFVNGPYKRTVEKAIEWRWAVFMLFIAMLMLSMGLISANYVRMVPNPKVPHDFPSVKIEMNENVSDLTTINALKIVENTILNVEQQIIDEFGRGMIRDRLAFNEDRTEGRILAPLVNEEDRPIDTFELARRWREAIPEITGMKSFTVIDDVNGDGDDGEFGYLLFGPDIDTLNAAGLKFIEMLQQQDGLFDVSSTIDPPSKEVQMTLLPVAYDLGLTLSSIASQVGAGFYGGEAQRVIRNGEEVKVMVRYPELTRERFADLKYSLITTPSGQEVMLGDVVALEEKPGISYIRREGGYRSVYVWGNIDEEQVEPNEIVDEIKEKLLPQLKETFPSVMTELGGDIEEQQAQQNEQILFFLAAMIMVYILLAVPLKSYGQPLIIMSVIPFSFTGAVFGHFILGLDLSMMSNFGLIAAAGVVINDSLVMTDFVNQRRAQGYSVKEAVTEAGTARFRAITLTSITTFVGVLPIMFETSLQAAFVVPMAVALGFAVLYATLVTLILVPCLYLILLDLHGPFSYIKSKFKRKKSSQSEGKNGMSDPHSPQPAGSAD; from the coding sequence ATGGATAAACAAAACGACACACAAAGCGGCATCATTTCTTGGTTTGCGAGAAATTCTGTAGCCGCAAACCTTTTAATGGTGTTTATCATCATTATGGGGATAGCGAGCTACCTGACTATTCAACGCCAGATGTTTCCCAATATCGAGATAAACTACATTACCGTTAATGCAACCTATCCAGGTGCATCACCTCAAGAAATTGAAGAAAGCATTTTTATTAAAGTCGAAGAAGCGGTAAAAGACATTACTGAAATTAAGCGCGTGGTTTCTCGAGCTTTCAGAGGCGGGGGGGCGGTAACGCTAGAGGTTGACACCAAATCAGAACTCACCGATGTGCTAGATAAGGTCAAACTTCGCGTAGACAGTATTGCAACCTTCCCCGCAGGCATGGAGCCTGTCAATGTATCGCAAGTTGAGTTCCAGCAACAAGTTATTGAAATGCCAATTGTGGGAGACCTTCCTCTCTCAGAACTAAAAATACTGGCAAAAGAAGTAGAAGATGAGTTGCTACAGCTTGGGTCAATTTCACTGGTTCAAGCCAATACGCCAAATGACGAAATAGCTGTAGAAATTAAGCCCGATACGCTAAGAAAATATGACCTGACTATTGGTGAAATTACCCAAGCTATCAACAGCTATTCGGCTAATATTTCTGCCGGACAACTACGAACTAATTCAGGTATCGTATCTGTGCGAGTAGAAAATCAATATTACAGCGGTGAAGAGTTCAAACAGATCCCTGTAAAAATTGGTGCCGGTGGTGCCAAGGTGACACTTGGTGACGTTGCGTTAATTACCGATGGTTTCGTAGAAGGCGAACGCTATTTCAAGTACAACGGTAAAAATGCCATTTATATCGCCGTTAAGGCAACGAAAACTCAGAATACCATCCCGGTTGCTGAAACTGTAAAAACATATATTGAACAAAAGAACGAAACCCTTCCTCAAGGTGTCAGTCTAGAAGTGTTAGTCGATATGACATACTACCTCAATGCCAGGTTAGACATGATGCTGTCAAATTTGGTGCAGGGGTCAATACTTGTCGCTCTAATGTTAACGCTATTCTTGCGCTTTAGGTTGGCCCTTTGGGTCATGGTTGGCCTTCCAGTATGCTTCTTGGGCGCAATGATGTTAATGCCTGTTTTCGGCGTCAGTATCAACATTCTCTCATTATTTGCATTTATTATGGTGTTGGGGATCGTCGTTGATGATGCCATTGTCATTGGTGAAAGTGCTTATACCGAGATAGAAAGTAAAGGGGGCGGCGTAGACAATGTCGTGCGCGGCGCTAAACGGGTTGCTACGCCAGCGACGTTCGGCGTGCTCACAACTATCGCTGTATTTGCGCCATTTACGCTTAGTAGCGGTCCAGAAGGAGCATTCTTCTACAACATTGCAGTTGTTGTTATTCTTTGCTTAGCCTTCAGCTTGATAGAATCTAAGCTTATACTTCCAGCTCATCTTGCGCACACAACATTTTCGCCAGTCAAACAAGACAGTTGGCGAGCGCGTTTTAATCGTGGTTTCTTCTCGTTTGTAAATGGCCCGTACAAGCGTACGGTAGAAAAAGCCATTGAATGGCGATGGGCTGTATTTATGCTTTTTATCGCAATGCTGATGTTAAGTATGGGTCTTATCAGTGCTAACTATGTACGCATGGTGCCGAACCCCAAAGTACCTCATGACTTTCCAAGCGTTAAAATAGAGATGAACGAAAATGTCTCTGATTTAACAACAATAAACGCCCTCAAAATTGTTGAAAATACGATTCTTAATGTTGAGCAACAGATCATTGACGAATTTGGGCGAGGCATGATTAGAGACCGCCTAGCGTTTAATGAAGATCGAACCGAAGGTCGTATATTAGCACCGTTAGTTAATGAAGAAGACCGTCCTATTGATACGTTTGAGCTAGCGAGACGTTGGAGAGAAGCTATTCCAGAAATTACCGGTATGAAGTCATTTACCGTTATCGATGATGTTAACGGAGATGGTGACGACGGTGAATTTGGCTATCTACTTTTTGGCCCAGATATCGATACGCTTAATGCAGCAGGTCTCAAATTCATTGAAATGTTACAACAGCAAGACGGGTTGTTTGATGTAAGTTCAACAATTGACCCTCCGAGCAAAGAAGTTCAAATGACATTACTTCCTGTTGCATACGATCTGGGGCTCACCTTATCTAGCATTGCATCGCAAGTTGGCGCAGGCTTTTACGGTGGTGAAGCGCAGCGTGTTATTCGCAATGGTGAAGAGGTCAAGGTCATGGTTCGCTACCCTGAGCTTACTCGAGAACGCTTTGCCGACCTTAAATACTCGCTTATTACCACACCCTCTGGGCAAGAAGTGATGCTTGGCGATGTCGTGGCATTAGAAGAAAAACCTGGCATTAGCTACATTCGTCGCGAAGGTGGCTATCGCAGTGTTTACGTATGGGGCAATATCGATGAAGAGCAAGTCGAGCCAAACGAAATTGTAGACGAAATAAAGGAAAAACTGCTTCCTCAATTGAAAGAGACTTTCCCATCAGTAATGACGGAGCTCGGCGGCGATATCGAGGAGCAACAAGCGCAGCAAAATGAACAAATATTGTTCTTCTTAGCTGCGATGATTATGGTTTACATTCTTCTTGCAGTGCCACTGAAAAGTTATGGTCAGCCTCTTATCATAATGTCAGTTATTCCGTTTAGCTTCACCGGCGCGGTATTTGGCCACTTTATTCTAGGTTTAGACCTCTCTATGATGTCAAACTTTGGATTAATTGCGGCTGCAGGCGTAGTGATCAACGACTCGCTGGTCATGACTGATTTTGTTAATCAACGAAGGGCGCAGGGTTACAGCGTAAAAGAAGCAGTAACTGAAGCAGGAACCGCACGTTTCAGAGCGATCACGCTTACATCAATAACTACCTTCGTGGGCGTGCTTCCAATAATGTTTGAAACAAGCTTACAGGCAGCGTTTGTTGTTCCTATGGCGGTGGCACTGGGTTTTGCTGTACTCTACGCCACTTTAGTCACCTTAATTTTGGTGCCTTGCTTGTATTTGATCCTGCTCGACTTACACGGCCCATTTTCGTATATAAAGAGCAAGTTCAAGCGTAAAAAGTCCAGCCAAAGCGAGGGGAAAAACGGAATGTCGGATCCTCATAGCCCTCAACCTGCGGGCTCGGCAGACTAG
- a CDS encoding GGDEF domain-containing protein gives MISAIKQYVLSGVSRHYKDETNRRIMVVNLFTAVGMFITFTLGVRALFGGEYPLSTLLLISSIAFALSQQIQVRYGTPKARTVSITLLISCLMILTLLLLVSGGKDNTGPLWIYLVPPVTMFFAGFVRGLLALIAYTVTCAVILFGFDEKLLMTTYSYAFKSRLLYSFLTVSFLSAFYEFSRQKSYETALYLSEQFERQAKHDHLTQLLNRRGAQQSLEKEYARMKRDNQVFSIAIADIDRFKSINDTLGHEQGDEVLKKISKVFSDRLRGQDVLARWGGEEFMFIFPNTDESGAVHALEQIKAALNSSPLNIGDQALHVTSSFGVSEVNPSNSVASAIKQADKALYFAKENGRDKVCSISSVTQQS, from the coding sequence ATGATCAGCGCAATTAAACAATATGTTCTGAGCGGTGTTAGTCGTCATTATAAGGACGAGACTAATCGCCGCATTATGGTGGTTAACCTCTTCACCGCCGTGGGTATGTTTATAACATTTACGCTAGGTGTCAGAGCGTTATTCGGTGGAGAATACCCGCTCTCTACCCTCTTATTAATTTCTAGTATCGCGTTTGCATTGTCGCAACAAATACAGGTCAGATACGGCACGCCGAAAGCGCGTACCGTTTCGATAACGCTACTAATAAGTTGCCTAATGATACTTACGTTACTGCTCCTTGTTTCTGGAGGGAAAGATAATACTGGCCCACTGTGGATTTATCTGGTTCCTCCGGTGACGATGTTTTTTGCGGGATTTGTACGCGGTCTGCTTGCACTTATCGCGTATACCGTTACTTGTGCTGTTATTCTTTTTGGCTTCGACGAAAAACTACTGATGACAACGTACAGCTACGCGTTTAAATCTCGCCTGCTTTACTCATTTCTTACTGTCTCTTTTCTCTCTGCTTTTTATGAATTTAGTCGTCAAAAAAGCTATGAAACGGCGCTTTATCTAAGTGAGCAATTTGAAAGACAAGCAAAGCACGACCACCTCACTCAGCTACTTAACCGCCGAGGCGCACAGCAAAGCCTCGAGAAAGAATACGCCAGAATGAAGCGCGATAATCAAGTCTTTTCAATCGCTATAGCCGACATTGACCGCTTTAAAAGCATTAACGATACGCTTGGCCATGAGCAAGGTGATGAAGTCTTAAAAAAAATATCGAAGGTATTTAGCGATCGATTAAGAGGACAAGATGTCTTAGCTCGCTGGGGCGGCGAAGAATTTATGTTTATCTTCCCAAATACTGATGAATCTGGGGCAGTGCATGCTCTCGAACAGATTAAAGCTGCGCTAAATAGTAGCCCACTTAATATTGGCGACCAAGCGTTACACGTCACGAGTAGTTTTGGCGTCAGTGAGGTAAATCCAAGCAACAGTGTTGCTTCGGCAATCAAACAGGCCGACAAAGCCCTCTATTTTGCTAAAGAAAACGGAAGAGACAAGGTCTGCTCAATATCTTCTGTAACGCAACAAAGCTAA
- a CDS encoding GNAT family N-acetyltransferase: MSNSITIRSATPDDISQIRQFILELAIYEKAEHEVEASEEMLTNTLFGEGATAHCVICENGGAPIGFAVYFFNYSTWQGRNGLYLEDLYVSPKSRGLGAGKALLQYLAKTAVENDCGRFEWSVLDWNKPAIDFYESLGAKPKTEWLGYRMDGQTLLDFANQG, from the coding sequence ATGAGCAATTCTATTACTATAAGATCTGCAACGCCTGACGATATTTCTCAAATCCGTCAGTTCATTCTAGAGCTCGCTATTTACGAAAAAGCCGAACATGAAGTAGAAGCTTCTGAAGAGATGCTTACAAACACATTATTTGGTGAAGGCGCAACAGCGCATTGCGTAATATGTGAAAACGGAGGCGCCCCTATTGGCTTCGCTGTATATTTCTTTAATTATTCCACGTGGCAAGGTCGCAATGGACTTTATCTTGAAGACCTGTACGTTTCACCTAAATCCAGAGGGTTGGGCGCGGGTAAAGCCTTGTTGCAGTATCTTGCTAAAACAGCGGTAGAAAACGATTGTGGGCGTTTTGAGTGGAGTGTCTTAGATTGGAACAAGCCTGCTATCGATTTCTATGAATCACTCGGCGCTAAACCGAAAACTGAATGGCTGGGCTATCGCATGGATGGACAGACACTACTAGACTTTGCCAACCAGGGGTAA
- a CDS encoding fibrobacter succinogenes major paralogous domain-containing protein encodes MRKAVFILGFFMMTSSPSVPASMNTSNLAFDGSQNTFQDVEGNRYKTVKIGKLEWFAENLRATTFQDGSPVGSGFIPKDDEKNLLKYGRLYHWQDVNDERKLCPAGWRIATDADWQEMERAIGVAQSELAQEGWRGSNDIAITLKAEQPNSLFKKFDQAKVNQFQFGATAAGVKIGNWYITQGMYTEFWTSTSATDKEAYARTLAYSWWNSHKGEIRRAKLNKDYMFSVRCVRGPR; translated from the coding sequence ATGAGAAAAGCCGTTTTTATTTTAGGATTTTTTATGATGACCTCTTCGCCCTCAGTTCCAGCTTCTATGAACACTTCAAATCTGGCGTTTGATGGCAGCCAGAATACTTTTCAAGACGTGGAAGGTAATCGCTATAAAACCGTAAAAATAGGGAAACTTGAGTGGTTTGCAGAAAACCTTCGCGCTACTACGTTTCAAGATGGAAGCCCTGTTGGTTCTGGGTTTATTCCAAAAGACGACGAGAAGAACCTACTAAAATATGGACGGCTTTATCACTGGCAAGACGTAAACGACGAGCGAAAGCTGTGTCCTGCTGGATGGCGCATAGCGACCGACGCTGATTGGCAGGAAATGGAACGCGCTATTGGTGTAGCACAAAGCGAGCTGGCACAAGAAGGCTGGCGCGGAAGCAACGACATTGCTATTACGCTAAAAGCGGAGCAGCCTAATAGCCTGTTTAAAAAATTCGATCAGGCTAAAGTTAATCAATTTCAATTTGGCGCAACGGCAGCGGGCGTAAAGATAGGTAACTGGTACATAACGCAGGGAATGTACACTGAATTTTGGACAAGTACGAGCGCCACCGACAAAGAGGCTTACGCTCGTACCCTAGCCTATTCGTGGTGGAACTCACATAAAGGCGAAATTAGAAGGGCTAAGCTAAACAAAGACTATATGTTTAGCGTTCGTTGCGTCAGAGGTCCACGCTAA
- the pqiB gene encoding intermembrane transport protein PqiB codes for MNDKLDDPNINEANVKPTSSVSRIWIIPILVIVIGGWMVYYQWKNQGPLITIELNSATGIEINKTPIKVRDLDIGQVKKITLKPDLNGVLVTARIDASAAHLLNENAEFWVVAPRISFSEVSGLNTLLSGSYIAMSARDKGQEQLHFTALERPPVTPSGTPGLHVMLKSDDEFAYKPGDPIIYKGFKVGEFEDATFDIEERVVYYDAFIEAPYHKLITQNTRFWDVSGVKLLLESSGVSVQTGSLETLLANGVTFGIPEGVPKGEQVVENAFFTIFEDSTSASDARFKVAAEYLLLIDESVRGLTVGAPVEYRGIEIGNVTAINSFPAVEGNILERDYPIPVLINIYPGKARQPDTEEGLSAIKQTIRNWLSRDLRASLRMGNVLTGGLYVDLQHVPDANSRGKIDVINGYEVIPTVSNEFTQLTQKADAILDKINQLPLKEMVENVQLAVSDMQAAAASVEAASNDFDALIAEVDAKALNSNLNQVLVSLDGLLKNYSDGGFNQSEIKETVDALQETMRNIQPLLLKLNQSPNSLIFSDNNDTDIQPKAKQ; via the coding sequence ATGAACGACAAGCTTGATGATCCCAATATAAATGAAGCAAATGTAAAACCGACATCATCGGTATCTCGTATTTGGATAATTCCTATCTTGGTTATTGTTATTGGCGGCTGGATGGTCTATTACCAATGGAAAAACCAAGGGCCACTTATTACCATCGAGCTCAACTCCGCAACAGGGATTGAAATTAACAAAACGCCTATCAAAGTTCGTGACTTGGATATTGGTCAGGTAAAGAAAATTACCCTAAAACCTGACCTTAACGGTGTACTGGTTACCGCGCGTATTGATGCAAGCGCAGCGCATCTGTTAAACGAGAATGCAGAGTTCTGGGTAGTGGCACCGCGGATCAGCTTTTCCGAAGTATCGGGGCTAAATACGTTGCTTTCAGGAAGCTACATTGCAATGTCTGCGCGTGATAAAGGCCAGGAGCAATTGCATTTCACCGCTCTAGAGCGGCCTCCTGTGACGCCGTCGGGCACCCCTGGTTTGCACGTTATGCTTAAAAGTGACGATGAGTTTGCTTATAAGCCTGGCGACCCGATAATTTACAAAGGTTTCAAAGTTGGGGAATTTGAAGACGCTACGTTCGATATCGAAGAACGTGTAGTGTATTACGATGCCTTTATTGAGGCGCCTTATCATAAACTGATAACACAAAATACACGCTTTTGGGACGTTAGCGGCGTAAAGTTGTTACTTGAGTCCAGTGGCGTGAGCGTCCAAACGGGGAGCTTAGAAACACTGCTAGCAAATGGCGTTACTTTTGGCATTCCAGAGGGAGTACCAAAGGGAGAGCAAGTCGTTGAAAACGCATTTTTTACTATTTTTGAAGACAGTACATCAGCATCTGACGCACGCTTTAAAGTGGCCGCCGAATACTTACTTTTAATTGACGAAAGCGTACGTGGGCTTACCGTAGGTGCACCAGTAGAATATCGAGGTATAGAAATTGGTAATGTAACCGCTATCAACTCTTTTCCTGCAGTAGAGGGTAACATTCTCGAGCGCGACTACCCCATTCCAGTGTTAATCAACATCTACCCTGGCAAAGCAAGGCAGCCTGATACCGAAGAAGGATTAAGTGCCATAAAGCAAACTATCCGCAACTGGTTGTCGCGAGACCTTCGCGCATCGTTGCGTATGGGTAATGTTCTTACCGGTGGGTTATATGTTGATTTACAGCATGTACCTGACGCAAATTCCCGTGGCAAAATTGACGTGATAAACGGCTATGAAGTGATCCCAACCGTCAGCAACGAGTTTACACAGCTTACGCAAAAGGCCGATGCAATTCTTGACAAAATCAACCAGTTACCTCTCAAAGAAATGGTAGAGAATGTGCAGTTAGCGGTATCAGACATGCAGGCTGCTGCAGCATCGGTAGAGGCCGCAAGCAACGATTTCGATGCCTTGATTGCCGAGGTCGATGCAAAGGCCCTTAACAGTAACTTAAATCAAGTGCTTGTAAGTTTGGACGGGTTATTAAAAAATTACAGCGATGGTGGCTTTAACCAATCTGAGATCAAAGAGACCGTTGATGCGTTACAGGAGACTATGCGCAATATTCAGCCATTACTGTTAAAACTTAATCAGTCACCCAATAGTCTCATTTTTTCAGATAATAACGACACGGACATTCAACCTAAAGCCAAGCAGTAA
- a CDS encoding GNAT family N-acetyltransferase: MESNTWLTDVQLDAKTITLAPLTHSHIAPLLEAASDGELWNLWFTQVPSVDTIEDYVQEALRQKDEGVALPFVVIEKSTGTVIGSTRFCNADANNHRVEIGYTWYAKRVQKTAVNTESKLLLLTHAFETLNTIAVEFRTSWHNHGSRQAIARLGAKQDGVLRNHQKLRNGGYRDTVVFSIINSEWCAVKAHLHFQLNKPR, from the coding sequence ATGGAAAGTAACACGTGGCTAACAGATGTACAGCTAGATGCCAAGACAATTACGCTTGCTCCGCTAACACATTCTCACATTGCACCTTTACTTGAAGCCGCTAGTGATGGTGAACTATGGAACTTATGGTTTACTCAAGTTCCAAGCGTTGACACTATTGAAGATTATGTGCAAGAAGCATTGAGACAGAAAGATGAAGGGGTGGCTTTGCCATTCGTCGTAATTGAAAAATCCACGGGCACGGTCATTGGTTCGACTCGCTTTTGTAATGCCGATGCAAACAACCACCGCGTCGAAATAGGCTATACATGGTATGCCAAACGTGTACAGAAAACTGCGGTAAACACTGAGAGTAAGCTGTTATTGCTGACGCATGCGTTTGAAACGCTAAATACAATAGCCGTTGAGTTTAGAACCAGTTGGCATAATCACGGTTCGCGACAAGCCATCGCTCGACTTGGTGCAAAACAAGACGGTGTATTACGCAATCATCAGAAGCTGCGAAACGGCGGTTATCGCGACACTGTCGTTTTCTCGATCATTAACAGCGAATGGTGTGCTGTTAAGGCGCATCTACATTTCCAATTGAATAAACCTCGCTGA
- a CDS encoding membrane integrity-associated transporter subunit PqiC has product MMTVTLKPLKHMLRTVISSVFIIVFALLTLSACTSTPTSLTYYLLHSTSEVSATPTSEEALTVIEIERLVLPEYLKHRGLVYQTSDTNLHISTRHLWAEPVDEGLTKALSSVLSKHNILLTSTGDYQGGPDLRVTLHIDDFVSTYNGEVILNGHVAIAKSTGSPVVKRFALRSSLINDGYSHSIIAMRENVRQLAEIIITATNA; this is encoded by the coding sequence ATGATGACAGTAACGTTGAAACCACTGAAGCATATGCTACGCACCGTCATATCATCCGTGTTTATCATCGTGTTTGCCCTGCTGACACTTTCTGCGTGCACCAGCACACCCACATCACTGACTTATTATTTACTTCATTCCACGTCAGAAGTGTCAGCAACGCCAACTTCAGAGGAAGCATTAACCGTGATAGAAATTGAACGCTTAGTGCTGCCTGAATATTTAAAACACAGGGGGTTAGTTTATCAAACAAGCGATACAAACTTGCATATTTCGACTCGCCATTTATGGGCAGAGCCCGTCGATGAAGGGCTGACTAAAGCACTTTCTTCTGTTTTGTCAAAGCATAATATCCTTCTCACCAGCACAGGCGATTATCAGGGTGGTCCAGATCTGAGAGTTACCCTGCATATCGATGATTTTGTGAGCACTTATAACGGCGAAGTGATCTTAAATGGTCATGTTGCAATAGCAAAAAGCACGGGATCACCAGTGGTAAAGCGATTTGCTCTGCGCTCTTCACTAATAAATGACGGGTATTCACACAGCATCATAGCGATGCGAGAAAATGTGAGACAACTGGCCGAGATAATCATTACTGCTACGAACGCTTAG
- a CDS encoding paraquat-inducible protein A, whose product MTRTSSLLLVCEQCHSQIRIPALSHRQRAICPVCNHTLLSQRNQASEKLLALSLSALIFLLLSLPFNFLTFKASGQKHSIDLPSGITILIEHDYLSLAIVTSLATVLLPGIVILGFIVLSLAQLKQQKPFYLPRLFAIVKALVPWSMAEIFLVGTLVSLIKITELADVAIGLSFYAFVGFSALTALCISQFDTTRYAMWLADGEPPAPKPLCEKQARRSIQRTWALLLTACILYIPANILPIMYTEFFGQETPNTIIGGVISLWESGSYPVALIILLASVIVPVAKIVILAWLNYSVQRQKTTSRKTRIRYYRITEAIGRWSMIDVFVVAVLVALIQMGNTMSIFPGQAALAFCAVVFVTMVAAMTFDSRLIWQQWKQLS is encoded by the coding sequence ATGACGCGAACTTCTAGCTTACTTTTGGTGTGTGAACAATGCCACAGCCAAATTCGCATCCCTGCTTTATCTCATCGACAAAGAGCCATTTGCCCAGTTTGCAATCACACGCTTCTTTCACAGAGAAATCAAGCAAGCGAAAAACTGCTCGCGCTGTCGTTAAGCGCTTTGATCTTTTTATTACTTTCATTACCTTTTAATTTTTTAACTTTCAAAGCAAGCGGGCAAAAGCACAGTATCGACCTTCCCTCAGGTATCACCATTCTTATCGAGCATGACTACCTGTCACTTGCTATCGTCACAAGCTTAGCTACAGTATTACTGCCCGGCATCGTTATTCTGGGGTTTATCGTACTTTCGCTTGCCCAGCTCAAACAGCAGAAACCTTTTTATTTGCCAAGGCTTTTTGCCATTGTAAAGGCGCTCGTTCCATGGAGTATGGCTGAAATATTTCTCGTTGGAACGCTAGTGAGTTTAATAAAAATAACTGAATTGGCTGATGTTGCGATAGGGCTGTCGTTCTATGCGTTCGTAGGGTTTTCTGCCCTCACAGCACTGTGTATTTCACAGTTTGACACCACGCGATATGCGATGTGGTTGGCCGATGGAGAACCACCAGCACCAAAACCACTTTGCGAGAAACAAGCGAGAAGAAGTATACAGCGTACGTGGGCATTGCTGTTAACCGCCTGTATTTTATATATTCCTGCTAATATTCTGCCAATTATGTATACTGAATTCTTTGGGCAAGAAACCCCCAATACGATCATAGGTGGTGTAATTTCTTTGTGGGAATCGGGATCTTACCCGGTAGCACTCATTATTTTGCTGGCAAGTGTTATTGTGCCGGTTGCGAAAATAGTAATACTTGCGTGGTTAAATTATTCGGTTCAACGGCAGAAAACCACCTCTCGGAAAACCAGAATTCGCTATTACCGTATAACCGAAGCTATAGGTCGCTGGTCTATGATAGACGTTTTCGTTGTAGCAGTGCTTGTTGCACTTATTCAAATGGGCAATACCATGTCCATATTTCCAGGCCAAGCGGCACTCGCATTTTGTGCCGTCGTATTTGTAACAATGGTTGCCGCAATGACGTTTGATTCGCGACTAATCTGGCAGCAATGGAAGCAGTTATCATGA